Within the Enterococcus hirae ATCC 9790 genome, the region AAGTGATTGGACTTTTAATGCCAATCCTTTTGACCACTCACGAGCCACTTCTGCGACTTGAATTGCTAATTCTTGTGAAGAAACAAGGATTAGTAAAGTACTTCCCCCCTCTTTAGGGACATTCAGCAGCAAAGGTAAAAGATAAGCTAATGTTTTGCCTGAGCCGGTTGGTGAAATACCAATAATTGATTCTTTTTCTTTAAGCGGTTGAAAAACAGCCTGTTGGATCAGAGAGGGTGTTTGAAATCCCTTTTCCTGCCATTTTTCTTGCCAAGCTTGTGGAAAGTTTTTTACAAATTCATTCATTTTAAAAATCGTCCTCATTATCGGCATCAAATTTGATGCCACCATTTATTCTAAGATCGTAAACTACTTGGTTCACATTGCGAGCAAGTTCGATCCATTCTTCATATCGTAATCCCCAAGCTGGATCGTTTGGATGATTGATCACATTGGCAAAATCAGCTGCCTCTTCTGCCATGGGATTTTCAGCTGCGGTAATTGCTAATGCATCAATTTCCTGATGTTCTCGATCATGGAACTCTGCTTTTTCAATCGCATTGACCCCGTTCATGACTAATGTTCCTGAATTAAAGTAGATTTCTGAAGGTAAGTAAGAATCCCCGATTTTACCAGGTTGAATCGTGACATCAAAGGTCTCATAACGCAAGATCCCCCAACCTAATCCATCAACACCAGTTGAGATCTTTCGTGGGAAATAGTGAACTTCTGAAGGCATCCCAAACCATCCTATCGTAGCATAAACGAGATAAACGCCCAGATCCATCAGCGCACCACCAGAAAAACGGGTAGAGAAAATATTTGGTACTTCTCCTGCTAGTACTTGATCGTAACGAGAAGAATATTTCATATAACTAAAGTTGGCACCGAGGATCTCATCTTTCAATGGAAGATAATCAGCAATTTTTTTGAATCCTGCTTCATGGATGTTTCGTGCAGCTTCAAAAAAATAAACATTTTTCTCATTCGCTAGATGAATGATCTCATCCATTTCTTTAGGCGTACTAAATGCCGGTTTTTCAACAATGACATTTTTCCCTGCTAAAATGCCTTGTTTTGCTTGTTGAAAATGCAGGCTGTTAGGCGAAGCAATGTATACCGTATCAAGATGTTCCAGACCAAAAAAAGTTTCTAAATCTGTCGCATAGGCAATATCTCCCTCATACTTGGCGCCAAATTCTTGTGCTTTTTCTAAATGTCTCGAATAAACTGCTGTTAATTCATATTGTTTCGTGCTTAATGCTGCTTGCACAAATTGATGGGTGATCCAGTTGGTACCAATAATTCCTAAATTGATCATTTCATTTACCTTCTTTCTATTTATTCGGGTCTTCAAACGATGCCTCTACATCAAATGGTATGGCTTGTTTCAAATTGACACAATCCGCTGTTACCTGACAATTATAGGCTAAAACATTCACGCCGTTTAACTGTCCGTAGCGTATGATATTGGCTAACTCCGGTTGCATTGCTTCGTTGATTGTTGCCAGATGAAGGTGTTCAAACTGTGCGATAAACAACACGTAAGTTTCATAGCCTTCCTGTCGCGCTTCCACTAATTCTTTCACATGTTTTAAACCTCGTAACGTTGGCGCATCAGGAAACGCCCCAATTCCTTTATTTTCTAAAGTCATTCCCTTTACTTCGACGAACACTTTTTGTCCTGAATCTGTTTCTAAATAAATATCAAATATGGACTGTCGATAGCGGACTTCACGCTTGAACTTAACGATTTTTCCGATCAACGATGGCAACTGGATTGTTCCAGATAAAATTCCTTCTAATGCCAAACGGTTGGGAAGTTGACTATCGATATTGAACCAGTTATCCCCTTTTTTCACAGCAATTAAATCATAATCTGTTTTCCGTTTTATACTAGGTGTATATGCAACCGCTACTTTCGCTCCTGGAAGCAGGACTTCTTTACCTCTTCCAGTGTTTTTCACATGGGCTACGATCACTTCTCCTTGTTGGTTCAAGCAATGAGCGATGAAACGATTCGGTCGTTCAATAAAAAAAGCGATTTCTACTTGCTGGTACTTCAAAAACGGTCACCTTTCTTCCTACTATGTATCCTACCATAATTTCACAAAAAACTCTTGAAAAACCAGTCGAAAGTCCTAGAGAAATCTTTATTTTTTTTAGGTACAATGAAACTGACAGAAAATGATCGTTGGAATTAAAAGAGGTTAGGAGTGACAATCGTATGATACGTAAAAAAACACTTTATGGAATCCTTGCATTTTTTGCTATTTTATTTGGAAAATTCTTTCTGAAAAAGAAACAGCCAACCACCAAAGACTTTGATCCAACGCAATATCATGGAACCTGGACCTTTATAGATAAAAATCAACAAAAACAACAACTACTGGTCACAGAAACGTTTGATTTATCTATCAACGGTCACTCCTTAGTAACGGAATTGGTCGAACTAACTCCACAGCAACTCGTCTTGCGAGATCAATATGGTTTTTATTTGATCCTATCATACAGTGATACGACCTTTTATGATGAATCATCCGATACTTCTTATACGTTGACAAAACAAAATAGTTCCTCAAAAGAGGGTGTGACAAGAGCGGCTAACTCTGAGAAATAAGTCGAAGAATTTCCAAAAATCTCCTCCTGTTTTTGGAATTCTTCGACTTATTTTTGATAGAGCCACTTCTTGAACGACTTTTAGAGCAAGTCCTGTATCCCAAACTCTTTTCATTCCCTTCATCATTGATTTACCTTTCTGTATTTCTTCGTTTATTTTACGTTTTTTGTCTAGAAAAATAGTCATTTGATGTTTTTTTGATAAACTTACTAATGATGGTTTCATACCATGAAAGGATGATTAAACATGACACCAAATCGAGAAGATTACTTGAAAATCATTTTGGAATTAGGCGGAGACACGACAAAAGTAAATAATAAACAAATCGTTTCCAGTCTTGCTGTGTCCCCAGCTTCTGTTAGCGAAATGATTTCCAAACTTGTGAAAGAACAACTCGTTGAGCATTCTCCTTATCAAGGAGTTCAACTTACGGAGACTGGCTTACAAAAGGCAAGTAGTTTGATTCGCAAACATCGTTTATGGGAAGTTTTTTTAGTCGAACATTTAGATTATAGCTGGAACGAAGTCCATGATGATGCTGAAGTGTTGGAACATGTGACTTCAGAACAACTTGCTGACCATTTAGAAGACTATTTGAATCATCCTATGCACTGTCCACATGGTGGAATTATTCCTAAAAAAGAACAAGTGGTTCATGAAGAACGTAGACAAACATTAGAGTCTTATCCAGTTGGTTCTAAAGTTCGCATCGCTCGAGTGTTGGATGAAAAAGAACTATTGGACTATCTTGTGACGATTGACTTAAACATTGATGAAGAATACGAGATTGTAGATGTTGCCGCTTATGAAGGACCGATCACAATCCAAAATCAACAAAAGAAAATCCCTGTCAGCTTTAAAGCAGCCAGTACGATTTTTGTCGACAAATTATAAAGGAGTACACCCATATGGCTAATGAAAAAAATGTCTTATTTACAATCTTTGGTGGTACAGGTGATTTAGCACAACGCAAATTGTATCCTTCCTTGTTCCGCCTTTATAAAAAAGGAAATCTAGGA harbors:
- the sfsA gene encoding DNA/RNA nuclease SfsA, which codes for MKYQQVEIAFFIERPNRFIAHCLNQQGEVIVAHVKNTGRGKEVLLPGAKVAVAYTPSIKRKTDYDLIAVKKGDNWFNIDSQLPNRLALEGILSGTIQLPSLIGKIVKFKREVRYRQSIFDIYLETDSGQKVFVEVKGMTLENKGIGAFPDAPTLRGLKHVKELVEARQEGYETYVLFIAQFEHLHLATINEAMQPELANIIRYGQLNGVNVLAYNCQVTADCVNLKQAIPFDVEASFEDPNK
- a CDS encoding metal-dependent transcriptional regulator is translated as MTPNREDYLKIILELGGDTTKVNNKQIVSSLAVSPASVSEMISKLVKEQLVEHSPYQGVQLTETGLQKASSLIRKHRLWEVFLVEHLDYSWNEVHDDAEVLEHVTSEQLADHLEDYLNHPMHCPHGGIIPKKEQVVHEERRQTLESYPVGSKVRIARVLDEKELLDYLVTIDLNIDEEYEIVDVAAYEGPITIQNQQKKIPVSFKAASTIFVDKL
- a CDS encoding Gfo/Idh/MocA family protein; protein product: MINLGIIGTNWITHQFVQAALSTKQYELTAVYSRHLEKAQEFGAKYEGDIAYATDLETFFGLEHLDTVYIASPNSLHFQQAKQGILAGKNVIVEKPAFSTPKEMDEIIHLANEKNVYFFEAARNIHEAGFKKIADYLPLKDEILGANFSYMKYSSRYDQVLAGEVPNIFSTRFSGGALMDLGVYLVYATIGWFGMPSEVHYFPRKISTGVDGLGWGILRYETFDVTIQPGKIGDSYLPSEIYFNSGTLVMNGVNAIEKAEFHDREHQEIDALAITAAENPMAEEAADFANVINHPNDPAWGLRYEEWIELARNVNQVVYDLRINGGIKFDADNEDDF
- a CDS encoding DUF4828 domain-containing protein gives rise to the protein MIRKKTLYGILAFFAILFGKFFLKKKQPTTKDFDPTQYHGTWTFIDKNQQKQQLLVTETFDLSINGHSLVTELVELTPQQLVLRDQYGFYLILSYSDTTFYDESSDTSYTLTKQNSSSKEGVTRAANSEK